The segment ACCGTGGCCGAGATCGAGGAGCACTTCGGAAGCAAGCCCGGCTACCTGGGCCCCATCGGCCTGAAGAAGCCGCTCAAGATCGTGGCCGATCGCACCGTGGCCCAGATGGCCGACTTCGTCTGCGGCGCCAACGAGGCGGACTTCCACTACACCGGCGTCAACTGGGGCCGCGACCTGCCCGAGCCCGATCTGGTGGCCGACATTCGCAATGTGGTGGCGGGCGATCCCTCGCCGGACGGCAAGGGCGTGCTGGCCATCCAGCGCGGCATCGAGGTGGGCCATGTGTTCTACCTGGGCACCAAGTACTCGGCCGCGATGAATGCCGTCTTCCTGGACGAGACCGGCAAGCCCAAGCCCATGGAGATGGGCTGCTATGGCATTGGCGTGACCCGCATCCTGGGCGCTGCCATCGAGCAGAACCATGACGAGCGCGGCATCATCTGGCCGGACGCCATTGCCCCCTTCACCGTGGTGATCTGCCCCATCGGCATGGACCGCAGCGAAGAGGTCAAGGCCGCCGCCACCCAGCTGCACGACGAGCTGCAGGCCCTGGGCGTGGATGTGCTGCTGGACGACCGTGGCGAGCGCCCCGGCGCCATGTTTGCCGACTGGGAGCTGGTGGGCGTGCCGCACCGCGTGGTGCTGTCCGACCGCGGCCTCAAGGAAGGCCAGGTCGAGTACCAGGGCCGCCGCGATGCCGAGGCCAGCAAGCTGGCCCTGGCCGATGTCGTGGCCCATCTGAAGACCCAGCTCAAGCTTTGATGATGCGGCGACGCGCTCTGCTGGGCGCGGCGGCCGCAACCCTGGCCTGGCCCCTGCGCGCCCGGGCCGGCGCCCAGGTGGAGGAGCCGCTGGCCGACTCGGTGCGCTCGGCCCTGTCCTCGGCCATTGCCAACAGCGCGCCGCCCAAGCCGCGCTTTGCCGTGGTGGAGGAGCGCCTGGCCTATCTGCGCTGGCTGGGCGAGATGAGCGAGCGGCTCAAGAAGCGCCTGTCCGAGGCCCAGACCCGCATCGAGTTCCTCGAGACCGTCTGGTACGAGAGCAAGCGTGCCGGCCTGGAGCCGGCCCTGGTGCTGGGCCTGATCCAGGTGGAAAGCGGTTTTCGCAAGTACGCGATCAGCGTGGCCGGGGCGCGGGGCTATATGCAGGTCATGCCCTTCTGGGCCCGCCTGATCGGCGACGGCAATGCCTCGCACCTCTTCCATATGCAGACGAATCTGCGCTTCGGCTGCGTGATCCTGCGCCACTACCTGGACCGGGAGAAGGGCGATCTCTTCCTGGCCCTGGGTCGCTACAACGGCAGCCGCGGCCGCGCCGAGTATCCCGACGCGGTCTTCAGCAACCGCAAGCGCTGGCTGATGCCCGGCGAGTCCTAGCCTTTGAGACCGTTCCAGGACTGCGGCGCCGCACCGGTCACGCCGGCCAGCTCCAGCACCCGCTCCACCGATTCGTTCACCAGCTCCTCGATGCTCTGAGGGCGGTGGTAGAAGGCCGGCAGGGGTGGGAAGACGATGCCGCCCATCTCGGTCACGGCCGTCATATTGCGCAGATGCGCCAGGTTCAGCGGCGTCTCGCGCACCATCAGCACCAGGCGGCGGCGCTCCTTGAGCGTCACGTCCGCGGCGCGGGTGAGCAGGTTGTCGCCAAAGCCATGGGCCACGGCGGCCAGGGTCTTCATGGAGCAGGGCGCGATCACCATGGCGGCGGTGGCAAAGCTGCCGCTGGCCACGCAGGCGCCCACATCGCCCAGGGCATGGCTGCGACTGGCCTCGGCCTCCAGGGCCTGGCGGTCCAGCCCCAGCTCGTGATGCACATTCAGCACCCCGGCGGGGGTGATGATGAGATGTGTCTCCAGCCCCAGCTCGCGCCCGCGGCGCAGCAGGCGCAGGCCGTAGGCGGCGCCGCTGGCGCCGGTGATGCCGACCACCAGTCGGCGCGGGACTTCGCTCAAGTCAGGCTCACTGGGCGGACAGCACCTGCTGCAGCTCGCCGGCCTGGTACATCTCCATCATGATGTCCGAGCCGCCGACGAACTCGCCGTTCACATAGAGCTGGGGGATGGTGGGCCAGTTGGCGTACTCCTTGATGCCCTGGCGCACGCCTTCGTCTTCCAGCACATTGAAGGTGGTCAGATCGCTGACGCCGCAGGCCTTCAGGATCTGCACCGCGCGGCCGGAGAAGCCGCACATCGGAAACTGGGCCGTGCCCTTCATGAACAGCACGACGCGGTTGTTCTTCACCAGATCATCGATGCGTTGCTGGACGTTGTCGCTCATTGTCTAACCCCATGGTCGGTCGCGGCGCCGCCTGCGGGCGCCCATGGCGCGATTATCGGCCAGGCGGGCTCGGCCTTGCCGGCCCGGGGGCTTGGGCCGCCTCAGAAGCTGTAGTTGAAGCCCAGCTGCACCACGGGGCGCAGGCGCATGTCCTGCAGCAGCTCTTCCAGACTCTGGGCGCCGCCGGGGCTGCGGCCCAGGCGCAGCTCGTCGCGGTAGCTCAGCTTGACCAGGCCCAGATCGGCGCTGAATCCCCAGCCGCCGCGCAGCGACTGGCCGGTGTAGCCGATGCCCAGATAAGGGCGTGCGGCGTAATCATC is part of the Shinella sp. XGS7 genome and harbors:
- a CDS encoding lytic transglycosylase domain-containing protein, which translates into the protein MMRRRALLGAAAATLAWPLRARAGAQVEEPLADSVRSALSSAIANSAPPKPRFAVVEERLAYLRWLGEMSERLKKRLSEAQTRIEFLETVWYESKRAGLEPALVLGLIQVESGFRKYAISVAGARGYMQVMPFWARLIGDGNASHLFHMQTNLRFGCVILRHYLDREKGDLFLALGRYNGSRGRAEYPDAVFSNRKRWLMPGES
- a CDS encoding UbiX family flavin prenyltransferase produces the protein MSEVPRRLVVGITGASGAAYGLRLLRRGRELGLETHLIITPAGVLNVHHELGLDRQALEAEASRSHALGDVGACVASGSFATAAMVIAPCSMKTLAAVAHGFGDNLLTRAADVTLKERRRLVLMVRETPLNLAHLRNMTAVTEMGGIVFPPLPAFYHRPQSIEELVNESVERVLELAGVTGAAPQSWNGLKG
- the grxD gene encoding Grx4 family monothiol glutaredoxin — protein: MSDNVQQRIDDLVKNNRVVLFMKGTAQFPMCGFSGRAVQILKACGVSDLTTFNVLEDEGVRQGIKEYANWPTIPQLYVNGEFVGGSDIMMEMYQAGELQQVLSAQ